In Cyanobium sp. WAJ14-Wanaka, a single genomic region encodes these proteins:
- the nuoK gene encoding NADH-quinone oxidoreductase subunit NuoK, whose translation MDASFSNGIPLQAYLVVAAILFCTGVWGLINSRNAVRVLMSIELMLNAVNINLMAFSDYMDGQLIRGQVFAIFVITVAAAEAAVGLAILLSLYRNRETVDMERFNLLRW comes from the coding sequence ATGGACGCAAGCTTCTCCAACGGCATTCCCCTGCAGGCCTACCTGGTGGTGGCTGCGATTTTGTTCTGTACTGGGGTGTGGGGTTTGATCAACAGCCGCAATGCCGTGCGGGTGCTGATGAGCATTGAGTTGATGCTGAATGCGGTGAATATCAATTTGATGGCCTTCTCCGATTACATGGATGGCCAGCTGATCCGGGGCCAGGTGTTCGCGATTTTTGTGATCACGGTGGCGGCAGCAGAAGCGGCGGTTGGCCTGGCGATCCTGCTCTCCCTGTATCGCAACCGGGAAACGGTGGACATGGAGCGCTTCAACCTGTTGCGCTGGTGA
- a CDS encoding NADH-quinone oxidoreductase subunit J — protein sequence MTIAITTQLICFVLLSAALVIGALGVVLLPNIVYSAFLLGGVFLSVAGLYLMLNASFVAAAQVLVYVGAVNVLILFAIMLVNKKETLEAIPGLALRRVLSGAVCGGLLVLLIRVAFTTAWNLPGPIPVGEDATIRIGEHLFSDYLLPFELASVLLLMAMIGAIVLARRDVSSSDVITGEPADQGLLEKSRTPLLVDKSSV from the coding sequence ATGACTATTGCCATCACCACCCAGCTGATTTGTTTTGTGCTGCTCTCGGCCGCCCTCGTAATTGGCGCCCTTGGAGTGGTGCTGCTGCCCAACATCGTCTACTCAGCCTTCCTTTTGGGCGGTGTTTTCCTGTCCGTAGCTGGCCTCTACCTGATGCTTAACGCCAGCTTTGTGGCGGCAGCCCAGGTGCTCGTATACGTGGGCGCCGTGAACGTGCTGATCCTCTTTGCGATCATGCTCGTTAATAAAAAGGAAACCCTCGAGGCCATCCCTGGCCTGGCCCTGCGCCGCGTTTTATCCGGGGCTGTCTGTGGTGGCTTGCTGGTGCTCCTGATCCGGGTTGCCTTCACCACCGCCTGGAACCTGCCCGGCCCAATTCCGGTGGGGGAAGACGCCACGATCAGGATTGGCGAGCATCTTTTCAGCGACTACCTGTTGCCATTTGAATTGGCTTCCGTACTGCTGCTAATGGCGATGATCGGTGCAATTGTGTTGGCCCGCCGCGATGTCAGCAGCAGTGATGTGATCACTGGTGAGCCTGCGGATCAGGGTCTTTTGGAAAAGTCCCGCACGCCCTTGCTGGTCGATAAATCTTCGGTTTAA
- the ndhI gene encoding NAD(P)H-quinone oxidoreductase subunit I has protein sequence MFGFLKKVGDYTRDAVGASQYLAQGLSVTFDHLRRRPITVQYPYEKLIPSERYRGRIHYEFDKCIACEVCVRVCPINLPVVDWVMNKATKKKELRNYSIDFGVCIFCGNCVEYCPTNCLSMTEEYELATFDRHSLNFDNVALGRLPTSVTSDPAVFALRELAYLPKGEMDPHGVPDTAPRAGSLPAAEVKP, from the coding sequence ATGTTCGGGTTCCTCAAGAAAGTCGGCGACTACACCCGCGATGCGGTTGGGGCAAGCCAGTACCTAGCCCAGGGGCTATCGGTCACCTTTGACCACCTGCGCCGCAGGCCGATCACGGTCCAGTACCCCTACGAAAAGCTGATCCCTTCGGAGCGCTACCGGGGCCGGATCCACTACGAATTCGACAAGTGCATCGCCTGCGAGGTGTGTGTGCGGGTCTGCCCGATCAATCTGCCGGTGGTGGATTGGGTGATGAATAAGGCGACCAAGAAAAAGGAACTGCGCAACTACTCGATCGATTTCGGGGTATGCATTTTCTGTGGCAACTGCGTGGAGTACTGCCCCACCAATTGCCTTTCGATGACGGAGGAATACGAGCTGGCCACCTTTGATCGCCACAGCCTCAATTTCGACAACGTTGCCCTGGGCCGTCTACCCACCAGCGTCACCAGTGATCCCGCGGTCTTTGCCCTGCGGGAACTGGCCTATCTGCCCAAGGGCGAAATGGACCCCCATGGAGTGCCGGATACGGCCCCACGGGCCGGCAGCCTGCCCGCAGCTGAAGTGAAACCCTGA
- the nuoH gene encoding NADH-quinone oxidoreductase subunit NuoH: MQGGLDLQASFEQALSGLGLSPGAAHLLWLPLPMLLVLVSAVVGVLVNVWLERKISAAVQQRIGPEYAGALGILQPMADGLKLLFKEDVIPARADGLLFTLGPILVLVPVILSWLVVPFGQHMLISNVGVGIFLWVSLSSIQPIGLLMSGYASNNKYSLLGGLRAAAQSISYEIPLALAVLAVVMMSNSLSTVAIVDQQNGAGILSWNIWRQPVGFVIFWICALAECERLPFDLPEAEEELVAGYQTEYSGMKFALFYLGSYINLVLSALLVSVLYLGGWGFPIPVEWLAGWLGQPLDAPVVQVITASVGIVMTVLKAYLLVFFAILLRWTVPRVRIDQLLDLGWKFLLPIALANLLVTAALKLAFPAVFGG, from the coding sequence GTGCAAGGGGGCCTTGATTTGCAGGCCAGCTTTGAGCAGGCCCTATCCGGCTTGGGCCTCAGCCCAGGCGCGGCACACCTGCTGTGGTTGCCCCTACCAATGCTGTTGGTGTTGGTGTCCGCCGTGGTCGGCGTGCTGGTGAACGTCTGGCTGGAGCGCAAGATCTCCGCCGCCGTGCAGCAGCGCATCGGGCCTGAATATGCGGGCGCCCTAGGCATTCTTCAGCCCATGGCCGATGGCCTGAAGCTGTTGTTTAAGGAGGATGTAATCCCAGCCAGGGCGGACGGCTTGCTGTTCACCCTCGGGCCAATCCTGGTGCTTGTGCCGGTGATCTTGAGCTGGTTGGTGGTGCCCTTTGGTCAGCACATGCTGATCAGCAATGTGGGCGTGGGGATCTTCCTCTGGGTTTCCCTCAGCAGCATCCAGCCCATTGGCCTGTTGATGAGTGGCTACGCCTCCAACAACAAATATTCCCTGCTGGGGGGATTGCGGGCTGCGGCCCAGTCGATTAGCTACGAAATACCCCTGGCCCTGGCGGTGCTGGCGGTGGTGATGATGAGCAACTCCCTCAGCACCGTTGCGATCGTTGATCAGCAGAACGGAGCCGGCATCCTCAGCTGGAACATCTGGCGCCAGCCGGTGGGCTTTGTGATCTTCTGGATCTGTGCCCTGGCCGAGTGCGAGCGCCTGCCCTTCGACCTGCCAGAGGCGGAAGAGGAGCTGGTGGCCGGCTACCAGACCGAGTATTCGGGCATGAAGTTTGCCCTCTTCTACCTGGGCAGCTACATCAACCTGGTGCTTTCGGCACTGCTGGTCTCGGTGCTTTACCTGGGTGGTTGGGGATTCCCCATCCCAGTGGAGTGGCTGGCCGGCTGGCTGGGTCAGCCCCTGGATGCCCCAGTGGTGCAGGTGATTACGGCCTCCGTTGGCATTGTTATGACCGTGCTGAAGGCCTACCTTCTGGTCTTTTTCGCGATCCTGCTGCGCTGGACCGTGCCCCGGGTGCGGATCGACCAGCTACTCGACCTGGGCTGGAAGTTTCTGCTGCCCATTGCCCTGGCCAATTTGCTCGTAACCGCCGCCCTCAAGCTTGCCTTCCCGGCAGTTTTCGGCGGGTAA